The DNA sequence GCCGCGGACGGTGACGTGCTGTTGGCCGCGAGGCGTATCGATAGTGAGCCCGTCGCCGAGCTTCAGGCCGCGCCGGTCGGCAAACGCGTGCGGGATGACGATGGCATCCGCGAGAAAGAGCTTCGGGTCGTCGAGCCCACGTTCCTCGTCCCGCAGCTCGTACACCGCCACCGCCTCCTTGTTGGCGATGTCCATGCCCTGAACCGTGAGCAGCTCGCCGCTGTCGTCCGCCATGAACGCCGTGCCGCTCACCACCGGCACGGTGAGCTCGACGCCCGGCACCGCGGAAATCGTCTTCACAACGTCCTCGGGAAAGAGGGCGCCTTCACCTGCGCTCACTTGCAGGGCGGCACGCCCGGCGACGGTATCGATGATCTTCACGAAGGCGCGCAGCGTCTCACGGCCCGCGAGATCATCGGCAGCGACCTGCGCGACGCCACAAGCAAGGGCGAAAACCGTCAATGCCAGCCGCGCATAGTGTCCGCGCAAGAAGCGGCGCGGCATCCGAAAGCTGTCGGCGATCATGCTCGCGGCATCTCAGGTCCGATCAGTCGGCACCCGGATGCACCAGGTAATCCTCTGTGAAAACCTGTGCCGGGATTTCGCTCCCAACGCTCCGCTTGGTCACCAGGAGCAGTGTGCATTCTTTCAGCTGCAGATCACGCATCTCGGCCAAATCCGCCCGGCGCACCCCAGGTGCCACCTCGTGGATCTCGGTGTTGCGCAGCACTTTCCACACGCTTCCTTGGCTGTCGTAAAACTCTATCTTCAGGGGAAAGAGCCACTCTTTGTCCACCCAGATCTTGCGGCTGCTGTAGGCGGACTCCGTGCCCGCCTTCGGCGTGGCAACGATTACGTCCGCGGCTCGGCCGTCGACTGGCTCGGCCGCCACGATCTTGTACGTAAACCGATCGGTGCGCTCGCCGGCCAGCTCGCGCACGTCCTCATAGAGCAGATCAGTGCCCGCCAACCGCTGCTTGCTGCTCACCGGGATGCGCCGCACGGCGCGGTAGCCTGGCATGAACAGCCACATGTCGTCCTGGGCGCCGGCGGTCTGCCGCCAGACGAGCAGGCCCAAGCCCGCATCATCGGCCGGCAGTGAGAACAGCAAATGGATCTTGTCGTGCCCGTCCGGCGCGTAGAGCACGTGGCGGACGGCGCGCTTGTGGATCACCCCGGATCGCGCCTCGCGCGCCATGGCTTCGGTCTCCGCGCGCGAAAAGCCAGCCGCCTGCGGCGCACTCACGATGAGGATCTCACTCTCCTCCCTCTCGGTGTTCACACGGCGGTATCGCCCCCAGGTCTCTGTGACGAGCCCCAAGCCGTCCTGCTCGGCGTCAGCAACCGAGCCGGCGCACCACAGCAGAGCGACAAACACAAACGGTAAATAGCGGAGGCGCACCATGGCGATCAGCGGAGCCGTGGGCCAAAGGGCGGCGGCGAATACAAGCGCCAGAGAACTGCTCGCCATGGTTGGAGTGGCTGGAGTTGGCCAGCACGCTCGCGCCCCTCAAGGTGTTCTCTTTTCCCCACGTTTATGAAAGCAGATTCCCATGAAGAAACTTCTGGTGGCAAACCGAGGCGAGATTGCCGTGCGGATCATGCACGCGGCGGCGGAGCTGGGCATCCGCACCGTCGCAGTGTTCTCGGAGGACGACGCCCGCTCGCTCCATACGCGTAGGGCGGACGAGGCTTGCCCCCTGCACGGCGTGGGGGCCGCCGCCTACCTCGACGCGACGCAGATCCTCGCCGTTGCCCAGGCACGCGGCTGCGACGCCGTCCACCCGGGCTATGGCTTTCTCAGTGAGAACGCCGCGTTTGCTCGGCGCGCTGCCGCGGAAGGCATCACCTTTGTTGGGCCGCATCCCGAGACGCTGGAGATCTTTGGTGACAAGACCCAGGCGCGGGCGCTGGCAGAGCGCTGCGGGGTGCCAGTGCTGAGGGGCACAGCGGACACGGTGACGGTAGAGCAGGCCAAGAACTTTCTCTCGTCGCTGGGAGATGGCGGCGCCATGATGATCAAGGCAGTCGCGGGTGGTGGCGGCCGTGGCATGCGGGTGGTGCGTCGTCCCGAGGAGATCGACGACGCCTATGCGCGCTGTCAGTCGGAGGCGCTCCAGGCCTTCGGGAACGGCAAGGTGTATGTGGAGCAGCTCATGGCTCGCGCCCGGCACATTGAAGTGCAGATCATCGGCGACGGGTCTGGCAGTGTCAGCCATCTTGGCGAGCGGGAATGCAGTATCCAGAGGCGGCATCAAAAGCTCGTCGAGATCGCGCCCTGCCCCAGCTTGTCACCAGGCTTGCGCGCACGCCTCACCGCGGATGCTGTCCGGATGGCCGAGACGGTGCGTTTCCACAACGCCGGTACGTTCGAATTTCTGGTCGCCGCCGATGCCATGGGTGAAGATTCCCCCTCCGTACCTTCTCCGAATGTAGGGGCGCAGCATGCTGCGCCGCTACGGGAGCACGCGGAAAATACGGCATACCAAGCCAGTGGCCGGTCAGTTATCGACAGTCCACCAATCAGGGGGCTGGGGGGAGGTCCGCCTTACGCATTCATCGAGGCCAACCCGAGGTTGCAGGTCGAGCACACGGTCACGGAAGAAGTGCTGGGCATTGACCTCGTACGGATCCAGCTCCAGCTGGCCGCTGGCCGCTCGCTGGCGGAGCTGAGCCTGCTGCAGGCGGATGTGCCGATACCGCGAGGGTTCGCGGTGCAGGCCCGCATCAACACCGAGACGATGGATGCCAACGGCATGGCTCGACCTAGCGGTGGAACCCTGGTGGCATTCGAGGTGCCGTCGGGTCACGGGGTGCGGACGGATACCTGCGGCTATGTCGGCTATCAGACCAATCCCAACTTCGACTCCCTGGTTGCCAAGCTCATTGGCCATTCGACCTCGCCGCGCTTCGGCGATGCGGTCGGGCGAACGTATCGCGCCCTGGGGGAGTTCGCGATCGAGGGTGTGCGCACCAACATTCCGTTCCTGCAGCGGCTGCTGCGGCACCCGGAATTCGTGGCCAATCGTATCCATACCCGCTTTGTGGAAGACCACATTACCGAGCTGGTCGCGCCTGACGACCTCCCCCCGCCCTCGGTCTCTCACCCCTTCCTTACCAAGGAGCGACATCCCTCTCACCCCATCCTTACCAAGGAGGGGGCTGGGGGGAGGTCGCTTGCCGGCGCCAAGATCGATCCAACCGACCCGCTCGCCGTCCTGCATTACGGAAAGAGTGAAGCCGCCGGGCCGGTGATAGTCGAGGGTCGAGCGGGCGAGGCGGCCGGGCTGGAAGACACCGTCGTGATGCACGCGCCCATGCAGGGTACGATCGTCAGTATGGCCGTGTCCGAGGGCGAGACCGTACGTCAGGGTCAGCCGGTTCTGGTCATGACCGCAATGAAGATGGAACATGTCGTCGAGGCCCCGGCCAGCGGTGTGGTGCGACGCATCGGGGTGGCGGAAGGCGACACTGTGCCCGAGGGACATGCCCTCGTCTTCATCGAGGTGCGCGATGTAGAGCTGTCAGACGCGGAGGAATCGACGCCCGCTGACTTGAACTCCGTGCGTGCCGATCTCGCCGAGGTACACCAGCGCCACGCCGTCACGCTTGATGCCGCGCGGTCGGACGCTGTAGCGCGGCGCAGGAAGACGGGCCAGCGCACCGCGCGCGAGAACGTATCCGACCTCTGTGATCCGGGAACATTCGTAGAGTACGGTGCGCTGGCGATCGCAGCGCAGCGGCAGCGGCGCTCGGTCGAGGACCTGATCGAGCGCACGCCAGCCGACGGGCTGATCGCCGGCATCGGCCGCGTCAACGGACACCTGTTCGGCGAGACCAAGGCGCAGTGCGCCGTCCTGTCATACGACTACACCGTGTTGGCGGGCACCCAGGGGTTCCAGAACCACCGGAAGAAAGATCGGATGTTCGAGTTGGCCGAGCGGTTGCGCATCCCGGTGGTGTTCTTCACCGAAGGCGGTGGCGGGCGCCCGGGAGACGTCGATGCGCCCGCGGTGGCGAGCCTGGACTGCATGGCGTTTCATCTCTTTGGCAAGCTCAGCGGACTGGTGCCGCTGATCGGCATCAACTCCGGCCGATGTTTTGCGGGTAACGCAGCCTTACTCGGTTGTTGTGACGTAATCATTGCGACGGACAACTCCAACATCGGCATGGGTGGCCCGGCGATGATCGAAGGCGGCGGGCTGGGCGTCTTCCGTCCGGAAGAGGTGGGTCCGATGGGCGTGCAGGTGCCCAACGGCGTCGTCGACATTGCGGTGGCCGACGAGGCCGAGGCGGTGCGCGTGGCGAAGCAATATCTCTCCTATTTTCAGGGGCCCATCACGCAGTGGGAGTCTGCTGACCAACGGTTGCTGCGCGGCATCATCCCGGAGAATCGGCTGCGGGTCTACGAAGTGCGGTCGGTCATCGAGACGTTGGCGGACACTGGTTCGGTGCTTGAGCTGCGCCGGCATTTCGGCCTCGGCATGGTGACCGCCTTCATTAGAATAGAGGGCCGGCCATTGGGGGTGATCGCCAACAACCCGAAGCATCTTGCCGGCGCCATCGATACTCCCGGCGCGGACAAGGCCGCCCGGTTCATGCAGCTGTGCGACGCCTTCGACATCCCGATTCTGTTCCTGTGCGACACCCCCGGCATCATGGTCGGTCCGGAGGTGGAGAAGACGGCGTTGGTGCGGCACTGTTGCCGGATGTTTGTGATCGGTGCGAACTTGAGCGTACCGTTCTTCACCATCGTGCTGCGCAAGGGCTACGGGCTGGGGGCGCAAGCCATGGGCGGCGGCAGCCACAAGGCGCCGCTGTTCACGGTCTCGTGGCCCACCGGTGAGTTCGGCGGCATGGGCCTCGAAGGCGCGGTGAAGCTCGGCTTCCGCAAAGAGCTGGCGGCGGTCGAAGATCCCGAAGAGCGCAAGCAGTTGTTCGAGCACATCGTGACGCGGGCCTACGAACACGGCAAAGCGCTGAGCACCGCCACCTACTTCGAGATCGACGACGTGATCGACCCGGCCGAGTCGCGCCAATGGATCACCAGTTTACTGCGTTCGGCCCCGCCGCCGGCGCGGACGCACAAGAAGCGGCCGTGTGTCGATACGTGGTGAGCGGAAGCTCTCAGCGCTCTGCCGTCAGCGGTCAGCTCAACGTGTCAGTCGAGTTTATTCGCCGCACAGCTGCATTCTTCCACGGCCGCGGGCAGCGGGCGGCGGTGGTCACCGACTCCAGTCGGTCAACGTGAGCTGAACGCCTTCGATCTGCGTCATCGGAAAGAAGTCGCGACGATTGCGCGTCACCAGCGGCAGGGTAAATGCGCTCGCGGTCGCTGCAATCAGGATATCCCCGAGCGCGTGGCGTGCCCGCTTGCTGAGGGCAGCCCAGACTCTGGCGGCGTGATCGGCGACCACTTCGTCGACCGG is a window from the Candidatus Binatia bacterium genome containing:
- a CDS encoding PIN domain-containing protein translates to RVRARAAEYLSEHGALTITAISVFERLRGYREAIRNGKPFEEHLSRFQALVATCRVLPVDEVVADHAARVWAALSKRARHALGDILIAATASAFTLPLVTRNRRDFFPMTQIEGVQLTLTDWSR
- a CDS encoding outer membrane lipoprotein-sorting protein, whose protein sequence is MASSSLALVFAAALWPTAPLIAMVRLRYLPFVFVALLWCAGSVADAEQDGLGLVTETWGRYRRVNTEREESEILIVSAPQAAGFSRAETEAMAREARSGVIHKRAVRHVLYAPDGHDKIHLLFSLPADDAGLGLLVWRQTAGAQDDMWLFMPGYRAVRRIPVSSKQRLAGTDLLYEDVRELAGERTDRFTYKIVAAEPVDGRAADVIVATPKAGTESAYSSRKIWVDKEWLFPLKIEFYDSQGSVWKVLRNTEIHEVAPGVRRADLAEMRDLQLKECTLLLVTKRSVGSEIPAQVFTEDYLVHPGAD
- a CDS encoding ABC transporter permease: MIADSFRMPRRFLRGHYARLALTVFALACGVAQVAADDLAGRETLRAFVKIIDTVAGRAALQVSAGEGALFPEDVVKTISAVPGVELTVPVVSGTAFMADDSGELLTVQGMDIANKEAVAVYELRDEERGLDDPKLFLADAIVIPHAFADRRGLKLGDGLTIDTPRGQQHVTVRG
- a CDS encoding carboxyl transferase domain-containing protein gives rise to the protein MPMKKLLVANRGEIAVRIMHAAAELGIRTVAVFSEDDARSLHTRRADEACPLHGVGAAAYLDATQILAVAQARGCDAVHPGYGFLSENAAFARRAAAEGITFVGPHPETLEIFGDKTQARALAERCGVPVLRGTADTVTVEQAKNFLSSLGDGGAMMIKAVAGGGGRGMRVVRRPEEIDDAYARCQSEALQAFGNGKVYVEQLMARARHIEVQIIGDGSGSVSHLGERECSIQRRHQKLVEIAPCPSLSPGLRARLTADAVRMAETVRFHNAGTFEFLVAADAMGEDSPSVPSPNVGAQHAAPLREHAENTAYQASGRSVIDSPPIRGLGGGPPYAFIEANPRLQVEHTVTEEVLGIDLVRIQLQLAAGRSLAELSLLQADVPIPRGFAVQARINTETMDANGMARPSGGTLVAFEVPSGHGVRTDTCGYVGYQTNPNFDSLVAKLIGHSTSPRFGDAVGRTYRALGEFAIEGVRTNIPFLQRLLRHPEFVANRIHTRFVEDHITELVAPDDLPPPSVSHPFLTKERHPSHPILTKEGAGGRSLAGAKIDPTDPLAVLHYGKSEAAGPVIVEGRAGEAAGLEDTVVMHAPMQGTIVSMAVSEGETVRQGQPVLVMTAMKMEHVVEAPASGVVRRIGVAEGDTVPEGHALVFIEVRDVELSDAEESTPADLNSVRADLAEVHQRHAVTLDAARSDAVARRRKTGQRTARENVSDLCDPGTFVEYGALAIAAQRQRRSVEDLIERTPADGLIAGIGRVNGHLFGETKAQCAVLSYDYTVLAGTQGFQNHRKKDRMFELAERLRIPVVFFTEGGGGRPGDVDAPAVASLDCMAFHLFGKLSGLVPLIGINSGRCFAGNAALLGCCDVIIATDNSNIGMGGPAMIEGGGLGVFRPEEVGPMGVQVPNGVVDIAVADEAEAVRVAKQYLSYFQGPITQWESADQRLLRGIIPENRLRVYEVRSVIETLADTGSVLELRRHFGLGMVTAFIRIEGRPLGVIANNPKHLAGAIDTPGADKAARFMQLCDAFDIPILFLCDTPGIMVGPEVEKTALVRHCCRMFVIGANLSVPFFTIVLRKGYGLGAQAMGGGSHKAPLFTVSWPTGEFGGMGLEGAVKLGFRKELAAVEDPEERKQLFEHIVTRAYEHGKALSTATYFEIDDVIDPAESRQWITSLLRSAPPPARTHKKRPCVDTW